CGGGCCACGGCGGGGGCGTCGTTCTCCATCGGGATGTGGCCCGCGCCGGGGATCCGGACCAGGGTGCTGTGCGGGACCTCCTTGACGAACCGCTCGGCGTAGGCGATCGGCTGGAAACGGTCCTCCTCGCCCCACACCAGCAGCTTCGGCGCGGTCGACGCGGTGAGAGCCGGGAGCGCGGCCAGGGTGTGACGGTTGTCCGCGGCGGCGGCCAGGCACAGCCACGAGCGGACGGTGCGGGGGTCGGTCCACGGCTGAAGGTACTCGGTGATCTCGGCCTCCCCGGCCGGGCGGCCCAGCGCGGCCGTGAGGGCGGTCCGGCGCGCGTCCAGCAGCTCCTGGGGGGTGACGGCCGCCCGTACGGCCGGATCGCGGAACCGGGCCACGGCCGGGACCGGCCAGGAGTCGTAGCTCACCGAGTTCACCAGTGCCATCCGCTCGACCTCCGCGTCCTCGCCCGCGAGCAGGTGCTGGGCGATGGCGCCGCCGATGTCGTGGCCCGCCACCCGCAGCGGCCCGGGCAGCGCGAGGGCGGCGGCGAACCGCGCGACCCAGGAGGCCAGGGCCGGGACGGCGGCGGTCCGCACCGTCAGCTCGCCGGCCGAGCG
This is a stretch of genomic DNA from Streptomyces rubradiris. It encodes these proteins:
- a CDS encoding alpha/beta fold hydrolase: MDTAPAAVRRAAVEVDGLPASYLTAGGEGAPAVLLLHGTYWSRVWLPVLGDLAAAGLRPVAVDLPGLGRSAGELTVRTAAVPALASWVARFAAALALPGPLRVAGHDIGGAIAQHLLAGEDAEVERMALVNSVSYDSWPVPAVARFRDPAVRAAVTPQELLDARRTALTAALGRPAGEAEITEYLQPWTDPRTVRSWLCLAAAADNRHTLAALPALTASTAPKLLVWGEEDRFQPIAYAERFVKEVPHSTLVRIPGAGHIPMENDAPAVARALARFFLG